One stretch of Syntrophobacterales bacterium DNA includes these proteins:
- the gspE gene encoding type II secretion system ATPase GspE — protein MVDFLLQKKALTESSLLKALGEEWGIPFWKKLPVDHIDTDFTAHFPIQHLKKQKAVPLINTPQGTVIAVNDPYNFQAIDDICRVLNLPERAVVLATQEEIMAAINIAYDLSRSTAKEFFEEISGESTDSLISEIEEKGDLLDETSDAPIIKLLNLLLSGAVKDRASDIHIEPYQGNVRVRYRIDGILYDILSLPRKIHSPLVSRVKVMASLNIAEKRLPQDGRIEIKIADRSVDIRVSTIPTSFGERVVLRLLDKTSSVLRLSDLGMDDEKVNSFNSLIKSPYGIILVTGPTGSGKTTTLYAALSSINSPEVNIITIEDPVEYQIEGIGQIQVNPKIDLTFAQGLRSIVRQDPDVILIGEVRDRETAEIAIQSSLTGHLVFSTLHTNDASSAVTRLIDMGIEPYLVTSSVIAIIAQRLVRVLCPKCKEAYIPDEESLVNLGMGRKNHDDTVFYRRTGCAACMNTGYRGRTAIFEVLILDDAMKRMILKTSDSNQIQDEAVRRGMATLLADGAKKVREGTTTIEEVFRVTRILKREEDIEEAV, from the coding sequence ATGGTCGATTTCCTCCTGCAGAAGAAGGCTCTGACCGAAAGCAGTCTCCTCAAGGCGTTGGGTGAGGAGTGGGGGATTCCGTTCTGGAAAAAACTCCCGGTTGACCACATCGACACGGATTTCACCGCCCATTTTCCGATTCAGCACCTGAAAAAACAAAAGGCGGTACCGCTTATCAATACGCCGCAAGGAACGGTGATTGCCGTCAATGATCCCTATAATTTTCAGGCGATTGACGATATCTGCCGGGTTCTGAATTTGCCGGAGCGGGCGGTGGTGCTGGCAACGCAGGAGGAGATCATGGCGGCGATCAACATCGCCTATGACCTCAGCCGCAGCACGGCGAAGGAGTTTTTCGAGGAGATTTCCGGCGAATCGACGGACAGCCTCATCTCCGAGATCGAGGAAAAAGGCGATCTGCTTGACGAAACCAGCGACGCCCCGATCATCAAGCTGCTCAATCTGCTGCTCTCCGGGGCGGTCAAGGATCGGGCGAGCGACATCCATATCGAACCGTACCAGGGAAACGTGCGGGTGCGCTACCGGATCGACGGCATCCTCTACGACATCCTGAGTCTTCCCCGCAAGATCCATTCGCCGCTCGTCTCCCGCGTCAAGGTCATGGCTAGCCTCAATATCGCGGAAAAGAGGCTCCCCCAGGATGGCCGGATCGAAATCAAGATCGCCGACCGGAGCGTGGACATCCGCGTTTCGACGATTCCCACCTCTTTCGGCGAGCGGGTCGTATTGAGACTCTTGGACAAGACCTCGTCGGTGCTGAGGCTCTCCGATCTGGGGATGGATGATGAAAAAGTTAATTCTTTCAATAGCTTAATTAAATCTCCTTACGGGATTATCCTTGTCACCGGGCCGACCGGAAGCGGCAAGACGACGACCCTCTACGCGGCGCTTTCCAGCATCAACAGCCCGGAGGTGAACATCATCACGATCGAAGACCCCGTCGAGTACCAGATCGAGGGGATCGGCCAGATCCAGGTGAACCCGAAGATCGACCTGACCTTTGCCCAGGGATTGCGTTCCATCGTCCGTCAGGACCCGGACGTGATCCTGATCGGCGAGGTGCGCGACCGGGAGACCGCCGAGATCGCGATTCAGTCGTCGCTTACCGGCCATCTCGTCTTTTCGACGCTCCACACCAACGACGCGTCCTCGGCGGTCACGCGCCTGATCGACATGGGGATCGAGCCGTACCTTGTCACCTCGTCGGTCATTGCGATTATTGCCCAGCGGCTTGTCCGGGTGCTTTGCCCGAAGTGCAAGGAGGCCTACATTCCCGACGAGGAGTCGCTTGTCAATCTGGGGATGGGCAGAAAAAACCATGATGATACGGTATTTTACCGGCGAACCGGCTGCGCGGCCTGCATGAATACCGGCTACCGGGGGCGGACGGCGATCTTCGAGGTGCTGATCCTCGATGATGCCATGAAACGAATGATTTTGAAGACTTCCGATTCCAACCAGATTCAGGACGAGGCCGTCCGGCGCGGAATGGCGACGCTGCTTGCCGATGGCGCCAAAAAGGTGCGGGAGGGGACGACGACGATCGAGGAGGTGTTCCGCGTGACCCGTATCCTGAAGCGGGAGGAAGACATCGAGGAAGCCGTTTAA
- the gspD gene encoding type II secretion system secretin GspD has translation MPSLNIIEERIAVARGRKSAGESLEGLRKREKSSSLLRPFSALLRQTRRMLPGGNTVANKSRYSELVAACVIFAALFVLLPGIAGAARIAGEEKPVTTTPAPAASAPPKAVVEKKAAAKAEKAVKTVAPASPVKAATGTPTVVAPPAPVTGSAQAPRTPASAIPTPVQSQERGPRFGEVPSPGVQPPASGVAASPANQPAAAGQASPAARQPVPVPDSQVQPPTNVGNAQPPSQASAPPALSGGAPAGSGRYVTIDFDNVDITVFIKFVSELTGRNFVVDDKVRGKVTVISPKKIAVSEVYKVFESVLDIYGFATVEAGEVIKVIPALEARGKNLELRLKRESIAPEDKIVTQILTLQHATPDDMKKVLDPLISKTSVVLSYPPAGMLIITDVLSNIKRLQEIVTALDVEGVGELISYVPLKFASAMEMAKSLTLIFQKHAVPGRAAISPVKVVADDRTNALIILAAENDMARIRELLNLMDKDIPRGAGMIRVYYLQNAKAEDLVKVLTGLPQQAKTAAGAPAAPAAAAAPISKNVQIVADKSTNSLIITADTADYLVLEDVIRKLDISRPMVYLEALIMEVNADKGFKLGVEWQGANSGSYRDRTGAIVGGVSGDSGSYSIAQNLVSGKGLPAGLSLGVVGQMINVATTTVAGVATTISFPNLAAFIQAYQSDTDFRFLSTPQLLTLDNEEAEITVGSNIPYVTRQDTTTTSTTNYSSYEYKDVGVTLKVTPQINKDGFIRMKLDQTVTKVDSKTADVGSGVNILAPTTLKRTAKTTVTVKDGETVVLGGMIEEESTKGNYKVPLLGDIPILGWLFKTRSNSARRTNLFVFITPRIIRTPEDAAAIQEDKKEYMKTIQEGTIKNTPAKKTGASASTGVIEVATPTGTSGNAAVQTGSGDSAAEEK, from the coding sequence ATGCCATCATTAAACATAATTGAGGAACGAATTGCAGTTGCCAGAGGGAGAAAGAGCGCCGGGGAGAGTCTGGAAGGTCTCCGGAAGCGGGAAAAATCTTCATCCCTGTTAAGGCCGTTTTCCGCTCTTTTAAGACAGACCAGGCGGATGTTGCCTGGGGGGAACACCGTTGCCAATAAATCAAGGTATTCCGAACTTGTCGCGGCCTGCGTGATTTTTGCCGCCCTGTTTGTTTTACTGCCGGGCATTGCCGGCGCCGCCCGCATCGCGGGTGAGGAAAAACCGGTCACAACCACACCGGCGCCGGCAGCGAGTGCGCCGCCGAAAGCCGTCGTCGAGAAGAAAGCCGCGGCGAAGGCCGAGAAAGCGGTAAAAACAGTCGCTCCGGCATCGCCAGTCAAGGCTGCGACCGGGACGCCAACGGTTGTCGCTCCTCCCGCGCCGGTTACGGGAAGTGCACAGGCGCCGCGCACCCCCGCAAGCGCGATTCCGACGCCGGTACAGAGTCAGGAACGAGGTCCGCGCTTCGGGGAAGTACCGTCCCCCGGGGTGCAGCCGCCCGCCTCCGGAGTAGCGGCGTCGCCGGCTAATCAACCAGCGGCGGCGGGACAGGCCTCCCCTGCCGCCCGGCAACCAGTTCCCGTACCGGATTCGCAGGTTCAGCCGCCGACAAACGTCGGCAATGCGCAGCCCCCCAGCCAGGCTTCCGCTCCGCCGGCATTGTCCGGGGGCGCTCCGGCCGGGTCGGGCCGGTATGTGACAATTGACTTTGACAATGTGGATATAACTGTCTTTATTAAGTTTGTCAGCGAACTTACCGGCAGGAACTTTGTCGTTGACGACAAGGTCAGGGGCAAGGTGACGGTCATCTCCCCGAAAAAGATTGCCGTTTCCGAGGTTTACAAGGTGTTTGAATCGGTGCTCGATATCTACGGTTTTGCCACGGTCGAGGCGGGCGAGGTGATCAAGGTGATCCCCGCCTTGGAAGCCCGGGGGAAGAACCTGGAGCTGCGGCTCAAAAGGGAGAGTATTGCGCCCGAGGACAAGATCGTGACGCAGATCCTCACCCTTCAGCACGCGACCCCCGACGATATGAAGAAGGTGCTCGACCCCCTGATCTCCAAGACGAGCGTTGTTCTTTCCTACCCGCCGGCGGGTATGCTGATCATTACCGATGTCCTCTCCAACATCAAGCGGCTCCAGGAGATCGTGACCGCCCTCGACGTGGAGGGGGTCGGGGAACTCATCTCCTACGTTCCTTTGAAGTTCGCCTCGGCGATGGAGATGGCCAAATCCCTGACGCTGATCTTTCAGAAGCATGCCGTTCCCGGCCGGGCGGCCATCTCCCCGGTCAAAGTTGTCGCGGATGATCGGACCAACGCGCTGATTATCCTGGCCGCGGAAAACGACATGGCAAGAATCCGGGAACTTTTGAACCTCATGGACAAGGATATCCCGCGCGGGGCCGGGATGATCCGCGTCTATTACCTGCAGAACGCGAAGGCCGAGGATCTGGTCAAGGTTTTGACCGGTCTTCCCCAGCAGGCAAAAACGGCCGCTGGTGCGCCGGCGGCCCCGGCGGCCGCCGCGGCGCCGATCTCCAAAAACGTCCAGATCGTCGCGGACAAGTCAACAAACTCACTCATCATCACCGCCGATACTGCGGATTATCTGGTTCTCGAGGATGTGATCCGAAAATTGGACATCTCCAGACCGATGGTCTATCTCGAGGCGCTGATCATGGAGGTAAACGCCGATAAGGGATTCAAGCTCGGGGTCGAATGGCAGGGGGCGAACTCCGGTTCGTACAGGGACCGGACAGGGGCGATCGTCGGCGGCGTCAGCGGCGACAGCGGATCCTATAGCATTGCTCAGAATCTTGTCTCCGGGAAGGGATTGCCGGCCGGGTTGTCATTGGGGGTTGTCGGGCAGATGATCAACGTCGCCACGACCACTGTGGCGGGCGTCGCAACGACGATTTCGTTTCCCAACCTCGCTGCTTTTATTCAGGCCTATCAGAGCGATACGGATTTCCGTTTTCTCTCCACGCCGCAGCTCCTGACGCTGGACAATGAGGAGGCGGAAATTACCGTCGGCTCGAACATCCCCTACGTAACTCGCCAGGACACGACGACGACATCGACCACCAACTACAGCAGCTACGAATACAAGGACGTTGGCGTGACGCTCAAGGTGACCCCGCAGATCAACAAGGACGGTTTCATCCGGATGAAACTCGATCAGACGGTAACAAAAGTGGACAGCAAAACGGCTGATGTGGGTTCGGGGGTCAATATTCTGGCCCCGACGACGCTAAAGCGCACCGCCAAGACCACCGTTACCGTCAAGGACGGGGAAACCGTCGTACTCGGCGGGATGATCGAGGAAGAGTCCACGAAGGGCAACTACAAGGTTCCCCTGCTGGGAGATATTCCGATTCTGGGGTGGCTCTTCAAAACGCGTTCGAACAGCGCCAGAAGAACCAACCTCTTTGTCTTCATCACCCCGCGGATTATCCGCACTCCGGAAGATGCCGCGGCGATTCAGGAGGACAAAAAAGAGTATATGAAAACCATCCAGGAGGGGACGATCAAAAACACGCCGGCGAAAAAGACCGGGGCAAGCGCCTCCACTGGGGTCATCGAGGTTGCGACTCCCACCGGGACATCCGGCAATGCTGCGGTGCAAACCGGAAGCGGCGATTCAGCGGCGGAGGAGAAATGA
- a CDS encoding tetratricopeptide repeat protein produces the protein MSYINEALRKAQAEKDNCYGKVDYAASLPPARRRRPWQKPMAIFAATIVIVAAGTLLAVKFFLAPVSVAPKPPVSSAERGTAFAGSTGKQEALPMPKPAAVLAADDAARKTSVAKPAAAASKKVQDEKKAVEIKRRQEEAALAQRSGNFSTAKTLYGEILTLDEDNVEALNNLGVVYLSERKSDKALALFRRAVLLKRDYVDPYYNMACLYAQKNDIDQSLWYLKIAISIDKEVMSWVKKDADMKKVVASPKFKGMDGGVRN, from the coding sequence ATGAGTTATATCAACGAGGCGCTCCGCAAGGCGCAAGCAGAAAAAGATAATTGCTATGGGAAGGTGGATTATGCAGCTTCCCTCCCTCCCGCAAGGCGGAGGCGCCCGTGGCAAAAACCGATGGCGATTTTTGCTGCGACTATCGTAATTGTTGCCGCAGGGACGCTGCTGGCCGTGAAATTCTTTTTGGCGCCGGTGTCCGTTGCTCCAAAGCCCCCGGTGTCATCGGCAGAGCGGGGAACGGCGTTCGCCGGTTCGACGGGGAAACAAGAGGCGCTCCCGATGCCAAAGCCGGCGGCGGTTCTCGCGGCAGATGACGCCGCCCGGAAGACGAGCGTGGCAAAGCCTGCGGCCGCCGCAAGCAAGAAGGTGCAGGACGAGAAAAAGGCTGTGGAGATAAAGCGTCGTCAGGAAGAGGCAGCGCTAGCCCAGCGCAGCGGCAATTTCAGCACGGCCAAGACCCTTTACGGGGAAATATTGACCCTTGATGAAGATAATGTCGAGGCGCTGAACAATCTCGGGGTTGTTTATCTGTCCGAAAGGAAAAGCGACAAGGCGCTGGCCCTGTTTCGCCGGGCGGTTTTACTGAAGAGGGACTATGTCGATCCGTATTACAACATGGCCTGTCTTTACGCGCAGAAAAATGATATTGATCAAAGTCTCTGGTATCTCAAGATTGCGATATCCATAGACAAAGAAGTGATGAGTTGGGTAAAAAAGGATGCCGATATGAAAAAGGTGGTAGCATCGCCTAAATTTAAGGGAATGGATGGAGGGGTAAGAAACTGA
- a CDS encoding AAA family ATPase: protein MYEAYFGLKENPFTLSPDPRYLYLSPRHREALNCLLYGIHEKKGFMALTGGIGTGKTTLCRFLLSELGDSVATALIFNPALSDLELLKTVNQEFGIKIGSGRGTKKRYIDALNAFLLANFSRGKNAVLIIDEAQNLPRETLEQVRMLSNLETASEKLLQIVLLGQPELQEMLSLPSLRQLNERITVRYDLKPLGRKDVRGYLEHRLAAASGNPDELFSPASYGYIYRASEGIPRRINAICDRALLVAYSRDKRTVDRRSVRAAIRDLGAGYLARTSGQQTRLRLEIAAALLLWTMLIIIGYFQWPWL from the coding sequence ATGTACGAGGCATACTTCGGGCTGAAGGAAAACCCGTTTACCCTCTCTCCGGATCCGCGCTACCTGTATCTGAGCCCGCGGCATCGGGAGGCGCTCAACTGCCTGCTTTACGGGATACATGAGAAAAAGGGCTTCATGGCGCTCACCGGGGGGATAGGGACTGGAAAAACAACCCTTTGCCGGTTTCTGCTCTCGGAATTGGGCGATTCAGTAGCGACGGCGCTGATCTTCAATCCGGCCCTCTCCGATCTCGAACTCCTCAAAACGGTGAACCAGGAGTTTGGAATAAAAATAGGGAGCGGCCGAGGAACAAAGAAAAGATATATAGACGCGCTCAACGCTTTTTTGCTGGCAAATTTTTCCCGGGGGAAAAACGCCGTCCTGATCATCGATGAGGCGCAGAATTTGCCCCGCGAGACGCTGGAACAGGTCAGAATGCTGTCGAATCTGGAGACGGCCAGCGAGAAACTGCTGCAGATCGTGCTTTTGGGGCAACCGGAGTTGCAGGAGATGCTGTCGTTGCCGTCGCTTCGCCAGTTGAACGAGCGGATAACCGTCCGTTACGACCTGAAGCCGCTGGGCAGAAAGGATGTGCGCGGTTACCTGGAGCATCGGCTTGCCGCTGCCTCCGGGAACCCTGATGAGTTGTTTTCGCCGGCGAGTTATGGCTATATTTACCGAGCCTCCGAGGGAATACCGAGGAGAATCAACGCGATCTGCGACCGGGCGCTGTTGGTTGCCTATAGCAGGGACAAGCGGACGGTCGACCGGCGCAGCGTCCGGGCGGCGATTCGCGACCTCGGCGCCGGTTACCTGGCCCGGACCTCCGGACAGCAGACGCGGCTGCGGCTGGAAATTGCCGCGGCCCTGCTTCTCTGGACAATGCTGATTATAATCGGCTACTTCCAGTGGCCGTGGCTTTGA
- a CDS encoding PDZ domain-containing protein, with protein MDWAHYFRFSLSDLQGFFSRRTIILTVMAVLLYQTVGVFYQALTLQLLRMTPPPALEIRAPAAVAALREPLGAYNAIPERNIFGTTAETIEEKQAKNKPAPQQDIALLFDLRGTVAGDAKHGFAVIEEKSAHKQRLVKIGDVISGARVLRIKRNALDVLVNDQERTLKMADKTEAPVLPAAGVQPLPASPVAATPGGGMVINRSEISAALADMGSLLRQAQVRPYFKGGVADGFMITNIQPGSMYQRLGIVNGDILLGVDGNRIQTADDMISFLNTLKRAAGATLSLQRGGKPQTLSFQFR; from the coding sequence GTGGACTGGGCTCATTATTTTCGTTTTTCGCTTTCCGACCTCCAGGGGTTTTTCTCCCGGCGGACGATTATTTTGACCGTGATGGCCGTTTTGCTCTATCAGACGGTGGGCGTATTTTACCAGGCCCTGACGCTCCAGTTGCTCCGCATGACGCCGCCCCCCGCTCTGGAAATCAGGGCGCCCGCAGCCGTCGCCGCGCTTCGCGAGCCGCTGGGTGCTTATAACGCTATCCCCGAAAGAAATATTTTTGGCACAACGGCCGAGACTATCGAGGAAAAGCAGGCGAAAAACAAGCCGGCGCCGCAGCAGGATATCGCCCTGCTTTTCGATCTGCGGGGCACGGTCGCCGGCGACGCGAAGCACGGTTTTGCGGTAATCGAGGAAAAAAGCGCGCACAAACAGCGACTGGTCAAGATCGGCGATGTAATTTCCGGCGCCAGGGTTCTCCGGATCAAAAGAAACGCGCTGGACGTCCTGGTAAACGACCAGGAACGGACGTTGAAGATGGCCGATAAAACCGAGGCGCCGGTACTGCCGGCGGCTGGCGTTCAACCGCTTCCCGCTTCGCCCGTGGCTGCGACGCCGGGTGGGGGAATGGTCATCAACCGCAGCGAGATTTCCGCGGCTCTGGCCGACATGGGGAGCTTGCTCCGCCAGGCGCAGGTGCGCCCCTACTTCAAGGGCGGGGTGGCCGACGGCTTCATGATAACCAATATTCAGCCCGGCAGCATGTACCAGCGACTGGGGATAGTCAACGGGGACATTCTCCTGGGTGTGGACGGAAACAGAATCCAGACGGCGGATGACATGATCTCGTTTCTCAATACGCTGAAGAGGGCTGCGGGCGCGACCCTTTCGCTGCAGCGGGGCGGGAAGCCGCAGACGCTGAGCTTCCAGTTTCGGTAA
- the gspN gene encoding type II secretion system protein GspN has protein sequence MKLFKISRAFFGYALAGVLMLFIFLYLRFPGDAVKNYLKASVASRYPELLFVLDSIGPTIPPGMAMENLTIGFRGRPEAVLHINRLAFAPGWLSVIQGKAAVAATATLYGGEIKGSGELAKAFSSRGPFLSTVRFEGLRLEKCLLLQDILASQLSGTLKGSFTATGDAGPLKNVAGKIEATLTNGNYQLLDNLAGFDKIAFSRIDLKMELKGGALKITSLTVNGDKLRITLKGNILLAADLQESRLDLTGSVELQGAGGRRMPMTIGGVWGNPTVKLM, from the coding sequence ATGAAGCTCTTCAAAATCAGCCGGGCCTTTTTCGGATACGCACTGGCAGGCGTCCTGATGCTGTTTATTTTCCTGTACTTGCGTTTTCCGGGCGATGCCGTAAAAAATTATCTGAAGGCATCCGTTGCGTCCCGCTACCCGGAGTTGCTCTTTGTCCTCGACTCCATTGGCCCCACGATTCCGCCCGGCATGGCAATGGAAAATCTTACCATCGGTTTTCGCGGCCGTCCCGAGGCGGTTCTGCATATCAATCGCCTGGCGTTTGCCCCCGGCTGGCTTTCCGTGATTCAGGGGAAGGCTGCGGTTGCGGCGACGGCAACTCTGTACGGGGGCGAAATCAAGGGCAGCGGGGAGTTGGCGAAGGCCTTTTCGTCGCGTGGTCCGTTTTTGTCAACTGTGCGGTTTGAAGGGCTGCGGCTGGAAAAGTGTTTGTTGCTTCAGGATATTCTTGCCAGTCAGCTTTCCGGAACCCTGAAGGGTTCTTTTACGGCGACCGGCGATGCCGGGCCGCTGAAGAACGTCGCCGGTAAAATTGAGGCAACGCTGACGAACGGGAACTATCAGCTCCTGGATAATCTTGCCGGATTTGACAAAATCGCTTTCAGCCGGATTGACCTGAAAATGGAGCTGAAGGGCGGCGCGCTGAAAATAACCAGTCTGACGGTAAACGGCGACAAACTTCGCATCACGCTGAAGGGAAACATCCTGCTCGCCGCCGATTTGCAAGAAAGCCGGCTGGATTTGACCGGTTCGGTCGAGCTGCAAGGGGCCGGCGGTCGGCGGATGCCGATGACGATCGGCGGCGTATGGGGCAATCCCACGGTGAAGCTGATGTAA
- a CDS encoding type II secretion system protein M, with product MKQFWEQLTKSQKRALTIGLIFVAGAVIMQFAVFPWIDARQRVRTSIATNEKTLRELATLGREYAVLRRSSEAIKDVVERRLPGFALFSYLERKASENGLKAHIKSINPLKPTAVGAYEETAVEIKVENLTSKQLTDFLYNVESPEQMVRIRRLSIGKMKEAPEYLVAEIQVYTYQNPSGEGRAR from the coding sequence ATGAAGCAGTTCTGGGAGCAGTTGACAAAAAGTCAGAAGCGGGCCCTGACGATTGGGTTGATCTTCGTTGCGGGGGCGGTGATCATGCAGTTTGCCGTTTTCCCCTGGATAGACGCGCGCCAGAGGGTGCGGACGTCGATCGCGACCAACGAAAAGACCCTCCGGGAGCTGGCGACGCTTGGTCGGGAGTATGCTGTTCTCAGGCGTTCTTCAGAGGCAATAAAAGACGTTGTCGAAAGGCGGTTGCCTGGGTTTGCCCTCTTTTCCTATCTGGAAAGAAAGGCGAGTGAAAACGGACTGAAGGCGCACATAAAGTCGATCAACCCGCTGAAGCCGACCGCGGTGGGCGCCTACGAGGAAACTGCCGTGGAAATAAAGGTTGAGAATTTGACGAGCAAACAACTGACCGATTTTTTATATAATGTGGAATCGCCGGAACAGATGGTGCGGATACGGCGGCTGTCGATCGGCAAGATGAAGGAGGCGCCGGAATATCTGGTCGCGGAGATCCAGGTTTATACCTATCAGAACCCGAGTGGGGAGGGACGCGCCCGATGA
- the pilM gene encoding pilus assembly protein PilM, whose product MPEKFLGLDIGAGSVKAVLLNRGFRGGGEIAGFCRIGIADAGGLAGALEQLFSDQTFAGAICVSALPAALFSFRNIQLPFREERKIRQTVSFAVEPFIQQPLDAVLIDYTFAERAKQSKLFTAIAERALIDDRRKLLSPYVHETAVLDIDAVPLASFLARQPDFPTGALLLDVGLQDTTAVFFGKTGIFHIRHFYFGGQKMTEAIARSGVINMEAAEEVKIKGDITEEGLEALAKVLQPFFTELKNTIAFLQQKGQIPEFPTRIILTGGGSQAPGIAAGLSRLLEIPVEKTDLLAEGGFGIAADLSSSWDAAVMDQALALAARPLGKGTGFNFLKREQETRAGSGDLRGILKKSAIAAGVIILLSGFEFGLGDYALRLQLSRLKKDVLTEFKRIDPEATRIVDPVVQLRGKIAEAKKLMAGIGDVSSAAALDIFRDVSVSAQPEITLSSFSIEGNEVVLKGEAPNFDAMEAFKKKLEGSKYVKTVTVGSTSLLKEGKGVEFNLKVVRKR is encoded by the coding sequence TGCCGCATCGGGATTGCCGATGCCGGGGGGCTTGCCGGGGCCCTGGAGCAGCTTTTTTCCGACCAGACCTTTGCCGGTGCGATCTGTGTATCGGCGCTTCCCGCTGCTCTTTTTTCATTTCGCAATATCCAATTGCCGTTTCGCGAAGAACGGAAGATCCGTCAGACAGTGTCCTTTGCCGTGGAGCCGTTCATCCAGCAGCCCCTTGACGCGGTTTTGATCGACTATACGTTTGCGGAACGGGCAAAACAGTCCAAATTGTTTACCGCGATTGCCGAAAGGGCTCTGATCGACGACCGCCGCAAGCTGCTATCCCCATACGTTCACGAAACGGCGGTGCTCGATATTGACGCTGTGCCGCTTGCCTCCTTTCTTGCCCGGCAGCCTGATTTTCCGACCGGCGCCTTGCTTTTGGATGTCGGCCTTCAGGATACGACGGCTGTTTTTTTCGGCAAGACGGGCATTTTTCATATTCGTCATTTTTATTTCGGCGGCCAGAAAATGACGGAGGCCATTGCCAGGTCCGGCGTGATCAATATGGAAGCGGCGGAAGAAGTTAAGATAAAAGGTGATATTACCGAAGAGGGACTCGAGGCGCTCGCAAAGGTTCTTCAACCATTTTTTACCGAGCTGAAAAATACCATCGCCTTTTTGCAACAGAAGGGTCAGATTCCCGAATTTCCCACCCGTATAATCCTGACGGGAGGCGGTTCCCAAGCGCCCGGCATTGCCGCAGGGTTGTCCCGTTTACTGGAAATTCCCGTCGAAAAAACCGATTTGCTGGCAGAGGGGGGCTTCGGAATCGCCGCAGATCTGAGTTCTTCCTGGGATGCGGCCGTTATGGATCAGGCCCTGGCCCTGGCGGCCCGGCCCCTCGGCAAGGGAACGGGCTTCAACTTCCTGAAACGCGAGCAGGAAACACGGGCGGGGTCGGGAGATCTGCGCGGCATCCTGAAAAAATCAGCGATCGCAGCCGGGGTGATCATCCTCCTGTCCGGCTTTGAGTTCGGGCTGGGAGATTACGCCCTGCGCCTTCAGCTCTCCCGTCTCAAGAAGGATGTGCTCACCGAGTTCAAGCGGATAGACCCTGAGGCAACCAGGATTGTCGATCCGGTTGTGCAACTCCGGGGCAAGATTGCCGAGGCAAAAAAGCTGATGGCTGGCATCGGCGATGTGTCGTCGGCTGCGGCGCTTGATATCTTCAGAGACGTTTCGGTCTCGGCCCAGCCGGAGATTACGCTTTCGTCGTTTTCCATAGAGGGAAACGAGGTTGTTTTGAAGGGAGAGGCCCCCAATTTCGACGCGATGGAGGCGTTCAAAAAGAAGCTGGAAGGCTCAAAATACGTAAAGACGGTGACGGTTGGTTCCACCAGCCTGCTGAAGGAGGGAAAAGGGGTGGAGTTTAATCTCAAGGTGGTCCGAAAAAGATGA